A stretch of the Teredinibacter haidensis genome encodes the following:
- a CDS encoding glycosyltransferase family 4 protein, whose amino-acid sequence MTAAERPLQTTELTPSDAKPLKIALLGYRSAPFVGGQGIYLKYLSSALARLGHSVHIYSGPPYPDVPEGVTLFKVPSLDLYAEKNHTTALRFRHLCSFSDTWEWWTMLTGGFGEPYTFGRRVAKRLANSDYDIIHDNQSLAYGLIDLQKRGHKVISTIHHPIHRDRESALAAAPSWQYRWFVRRWYSFLNMQEKVASQLKYVTTVSTSSATDIGRCFKRTHNIHLIPNGIDTDIFKPTHTQKHPLRLITTASSDQPVKGLTVLLTALSQIMGQHPKIHLRIIGKLKENGAAERLIRQLKLQEHISFRSNISTEELVTEYNKATIALCPSLYEGFGLPAGEAMACGLPVVSSDGGALPEVVGNAGIIVKAGDAQALAEAVLQLLTNEQLRQTLANRARERVLKHFCWNRVAEQMTSYYNHILANKAC is encoded by the coding sequence ATGACCGCCGCCGAACGCCCTCTGCAGACAACAGAGCTCACCCCCTCCGATGCGAAACCGTTAAAAATCGCCTTATTGGGTTATCGCAGCGCACCTTTTGTTGGCGGCCAGGGAATTTACCTGAAATACCTCAGCTCAGCCCTCGCTCGCCTGGGCCACAGTGTTCATATTTATTCCGGGCCGCCCTACCCCGATGTGCCCGAAGGCGTAACACTATTTAAAGTCCCCAGCCTGGATTTATACGCGGAAAAAAATCACACCACCGCTCTACGCTTTCGCCACCTGTGCTCCTTTAGCGACACCTGGGAATGGTGGACCATGCTGACGGGCGGCTTTGGCGAGCCCTATACCTTTGGCCGCCGCGTCGCCAAACGGCTTGCCAATAGCGATTACGATATTATTCACGACAATCAAAGCCTCGCATACGGGCTGATTGACTTACAAAAGCGTGGGCACAAGGTTATCAGCACCATCCACCACCCCATTCACCGCGACCGGGAATCCGCACTCGCGGCAGCACCTAGCTGGCAGTACCGTTGGTTTGTCCGGCGTTGGTACAGCTTTTTAAATATGCAGGAAAAAGTCGCCTCCCAACTAAAATATGTGACCACGGTATCAACATCCTCAGCCACGGATATTGGCCGCTGTTTTAAACGCACCCACAATATTCATCTAATCCCAAATGGCATTGATACCGATATTTTTAAACCAACGCACACTCAAAAACACCCGCTGCGGTTGATTACCACAGCATCATCAGATCAACCCGTAAAAGGGCTTACAGTATTGCTAACCGCTCTGTCTCAAATAATGGGCCAACACCCCAAAATCCACCTGCGAATTATTGGCAAATTGAAGGAAAACGGCGCAGCAGAAAGATTAATCCGGCAATTGAAACTGCAAGAACATATTTCTTTTCGTTCAAATATAAGCACCGAAGAACTGGTCACTGAATACAACAAAGCGACCATCGCGCTCTGCCCCTCACTATATGAGGGCTTTGGCCTACCCGCAGGCGAAGCCATGGCCTGCGGTTTGCCGGTTGTTAGCTCGGACGGAGGCGCCCTGCCAGAAGTCGTTGGCAACGCAGGTATTATCGTTAAAGCCGGAGACGCGCAAGCGCTCGCAGAGGCCGTGCTGCAATTGCTGACCAACGAGCAACTCCGCCAAACGCTGGCAAATCGCGCACGCGAACGCGTGCTTAAGCACTTTTGCTGGAACCGTGTTGCCGAACAAATGACGAGCTATTACAACCATATATTGGCCAACAAAGCATGCTAA
- a CDS encoding prenyltransferase/squalene oxidase repeat-containing protein, translating into MTQPSITTLPINIPLIHSFLRSCQQDDGAIRWFDSGKLDPWDHTEAAMALSIIGDLSNAKRAYRWLRKHQAENGSWQANYFSLDNSAKIETNFVAYPVTGLWHYFLITGDREFLNEYFFMAEKAIAYVLKHQNPEGDIQWATSKNENLPKDALITACSSILRSLECGINIANTLKRPKPQWQTAYHKLADALLNRPWRFDRTWESKARYSMDWFYPILAGIYSQSEAKLRLQKRWHEFVEDSLGCRCVSDEPWITVAESCELVMACAAAGEGAKAETIFKWLAQWQDSDCGYWTGYSFRDKAIWPQEKTSWTAAAMLLAADALYGITEASGLFTSRTTLHTN; encoded by the coding sequence ATGACACAACCAAGCATAACAACGCTGCCAATCAATATTCCACTCATCCACAGTTTTCTCCGCAGCTGCCAGCAGGATGACGGAGCGATTCGCTGGTTTGATAGTGGCAAGCTCGACCCGTGGGATCACACAGAGGCTGCTATGGCTCTATCCATTATTGGCGACCTTAGCAATGCCAAGCGCGCTTACCGCTGGCTTCGTAAACACCAGGCGGAAAATGGCAGCTGGCAGGCGAACTACTTTAGCCTAGATAACAGCGCAAAAATCGAAACCAATTTCGTCGCCTACCCAGTAACAGGCCTGTGGCACTATTTTTTAATCACGGGCGACAGGGAGTTTTTAAACGAATATTTTTTCATGGCAGAAAAAGCCATTGCCTACGTACTCAAACACCAAAACCCCGAAGGGGATATTCAGTGGGCCACATCCAAAAACGAAAACTTACCCAAAGATGCGCTGATTACCGCCTGCTCATCCATTCTTCGCAGCCTTGAATGCGGCATTAATATCGCCAACACGTTAAAACGACCCAAACCCCAATGGCAAACGGCCTACCACAAACTTGCCGATGCCCTGTTAAATAGACCCTGGCGTTTTGACCGCACCTGGGAAAGCAAAGCCCGCTACTCAATGGATTGGTTTTATCCCATACTTGCCGGAATCTACTCTCAAAGCGAAGCCAAACTTCGATTGCAAAAGCGCTGGCACGAATTTGTGGAAGATAGTCTCGGTTGCCGCTGTGTCAGTGACGAACCCTGGATTACGGTTGCAGAATCCTGCGAATTGGTAATGGCCTGCGCTGCTGCGGGCGAGGGAGCGAAAGCCGAAACAATCTTTAAATGGCTCGCCCAATGGCAAGACAGTGACTGCGGATATTGGACCGGCTATAGCTTCCGCGATAAAGCCATCTGGCCTCAGGAAAAAACCAGCTGGACAGCGGCGGCCATGTTATTGGCAGCAGACGCGCTCTACGGTATTACAGAAGCTTCGGGGTTATTTACTTCAAGGACTACTCTTCATACAAACTAA
- a CDS encoding class I SAM-dependent methyltransferase, which produces MLTLHPEKLPVRAGDSLLDLGCGEGRHTLGLFFLQHTQTISLLGVDLNFSDLHTANRRLSELATHSVRATATFINSNGLQLPFRDHSFDHIICSEVLEHIHDYEQMLSEINRVLKPGGHLCVSVPRFWPEKICWLLEKRYHQVEGGHIRIFNGKRLQQKIAANGYQLYSKHWSHALHVPYWWLRCLFWKQGETFLPVRLYHRLLVWDLFNKPWLTQTLDKWLNPVMGKSLVLYFTKKP; this is translated from the coding sequence ATGCTAACCCTACACCCAGAAAAACTCCCCGTTAGAGCCGGCGACAGCTTACTTGACCTCGGCTGCGGAGAGGGTAGACACACGCTTGGCCTGTTTTTTTTACAGCACACCCAAACGATTTCCCTGCTGGGCGTCGATTTAAATTTTTCCGATTTACATACCGCGAACCGACGACTGAGCGAGCTGGCAACACATAGCGTCCGCGCCACAGCGACGTTTATTAACAGCAATGGATTACAGCTGCCCTTTCGCGATCACAGCTTTGACCATATTATTTGCTCTGAAGTACTGGAGCATATCCACGACTATGAACAGATGCTAAGCGAAATTAACCGGGTACTAAAACCCGGCGGCCACCTTTGCGTTAGCGTTCCCCGCTTTTGGCCAGAAAAAATTTGCTGGCTATTAGAAAAACGCTACCATCAAGTCGAAGGCGGACATATTCGTATCTTTAATGGCAAACGCCTGCAGCAAAAAATTGCGGCCAACGGTTATCAGCTATACAGTAAACATTGGTCCCACGCCCTACACGTTCCCTACTGGTGGCTGCGCTGCTTATTTTGGAAGCAAGGAGAGACATTTTTACCGGTAAGACTCTATCATCGGCTACTGGTTTGGGATTTATTCAACAAACCCTGGCTAACGCAAACTCTGGACAAATGGCTGAACCCGGTTATGGGAAAAAGCCTAGTACTCTATTTCACAAAAAAACCATGA
- the hisH gene encoding imidazole glycerol phosphate synthase subunit HisH → MNRKQVAVIDYGMGNLHSVASALKHVGPNIDVAVTSDNEIIANADHVIFPGVGAIRDCMAEIRRQQVDTAVNEVIASGKPLLAICVGLQALMDFSEENDGVDCLGLFPGKVKFFSGNENFNAAHDEGSPSGERLKVPHMGWNTVSQKIPHPLWHNIENGGRFYFVHSYYVESEDPSIVAGGCHYGIDFTAAIAHNNVFAAQFHPEKSHTNGLQLLENFLNWDGKC, encoded by the coding sequence ATGAACCGCAAACAAGTGGCCGTAATTGATTATGGCATGGGGAATCTCCACTCCGTTGCCAGCGCCCTAAAGCATGTTGGGCCTAATATTGATGTTGCAGTAACCAGCGATAATGAAATAATCGCTAATGCTGATCATGTGATATTTCCCGGTGTTGGCGCTATCCGCGACTGTATGGCCGAGATTCGCCGTCAGCAGGTCGATACCGCCGTTAATGAAGTGATTGCCTCTGGTAAACCGTTGCTCGCCATCTGTGTTGGCTTGCAAGCGCTGATGGATTTTTCAGAAGAAAATGACGGCGTCGATTGTCTGGGCCTCTTTCCTGGCAAGGTGAAATTTTTCTCCGGCAATGAAAATTTCAATGCTGCTCACGATGAGGGTTCCCCCTCCGGAGAGCGATTAAAAGTACCACACATGGGTTGGAATACCGTTTCGCAGAAAATTCCGCACCCTCTGTGGCACAACATTGAAAATGGTGGCCGCTTTTATTTTGTGCACAGCTATTATGTGGAGTCGGAAGACCCTTCAATTGTTGCTGGTGGCTGTCATTACGGTATAGATTTCACTGCGGCAATTGCGCACAACAATGTGTTTGCAGCGCAATTTCACCCAGAAAAAAGCCATACCAATGGCTTGCAACTTTTAGAGAATTTTTTAAATTGGGATGGCAAATGTTAA
- a CDS encoding thioredoxin family protein — MPARPTEPQNASEAPVKKSFDGWRTLLIYGSILAAFYFGHVQIQTYLGERALEKVTLERLTLEQALAKAKLSGKPVLADISAIWCPSCRKLDNQVLAVPSVQQAIEENFVFTRIEFESEEGQRVQEKYGVKGFPTLLILDSSGEESHKLPLTFDPEAFKELLNQKLTAPNNKPS, encoded by the coding sequence ATGCCCGCCCGCCCTACCGAGCCACAGAATGCCTCCGAGGCGCCCGTAAAAAAGTCGTTCGACGGCTGGCGTACGTTACTGATCTACGGCAGTATCCTCGCAGCCTTCTACTTTGGCCATGTACAGATCCAAACCTACCTCGGTGAACGAGCACTGGAAAAGGTAACGCTCGAGCGGCTTACCCTGGAACAGGCCCTGGCCAAAGCCAAACTATCCGGCAAGCCTGTACTCGCTGACATTTCTGCCATCTGGTGCCCCAGCTGCCGCAAGCTCGACAATCAGGTACTGGCGGTTCCGAGCGTACAGCAAGCCATCGAAGAAAATTTTGTATTCACTCGCATAGAATTTGAATCCGAAGAAGGTCAGCGAGTACAGGAGAAATACGGTGTAAAGGGCTTTCCTACTCTGCTTATTCTCGATAGCTCCGGCGAAGAATCACACAAACTTCCGCTGACTTTCGACCCTGAAGCCTTTAAAGAACTGTTAAACCAAAAACTGACGGCTCCGAACAACAAACCTTCATAG
- the hisB gene encoding imidazoleglycerol-phosphate dehydratase HisB, which produces MSDRTAAVNRDTLETQISVAINLDGDGKAAFDTGVPFLEHMMDQIARHGLIDMDVNCKGDTEIDDHHSVEDIGITLGKAMYQAVGDKRGIRRYGHAYVPLDEALSRVVIDFSGRPGLTMNVPFTQKRIGSFDTELFWEFFQGFVNHAQVTLHIDCLRGSNAHHQIETVFKAFGRALRMALEVDPRLGNAMPSTKGTL; this is translated from the coding sequence ATGAGTGATAGAACAGCCGCGGTCAACCGCGATACGCTGGAAACCCAGATTTCCGTAGCCATTAACCTTGATGGCGACGGAAAAGCCGCATTCGATACGGGTGTTCCCTTTCTAGAGCACATGATGGATCAGATTGCCCGCCACGGCTTGATTGATATGGATGTGAATTGCAAGGGTGATACCGAAATCGACGATCATCACAGTGTTGAAGATATTGGCATTACGCTGGGTAAAGCAATGTACCAGGCCGTGGGTGACAAGCGAGGTATTCGCCGATATGGCCATGCCTATGTGCCGCTGGACGAGGCGCTTTCACGCGTGGTTATCGACTTTTCTGGCCGGCCGGGGCTGACTATGAATGTACCATTTACCCAAAAGCGCATTGGCAGTTTCGATACAGAGCTGTTCTGGGAGTTTTTCCAGGGCTTTGTTAATCATGCCCAGGTTACCTTGCATATTGATTGTCTGCGCGGCAGTAACGCCCACCATCAGATCGAAACCGTGTTTAAGGCCTTTGGTCGAGCATTGCGAATGGCTTTAGAGGTCGATCCCCGCCTCGGCAATGCTATGCCGTCAACCAAAGGTACGCTCTAG